In Alphaproteobacteria bacterium US3C007, one genomic interval encodes:
- a CDS encoding aldo/keto reductase encodes MKMNAMGRSGLYVSELCLGTMTFGSQTSEADGHAQIDFALGNGINFIDTAEMYPVNPIAKETIGRTEEIIGTWNAKNPARRDAYILATKHSGEGLGYVRDGAPISAATIAETIEGNLRRLQTDYIDLYQFHWPNRGSYMFRKNWSYDPSSQNRTETLANMQECLEALQSQVDKGNIRHFGLSNESAWGTAQWLRLAEDRGLPRVATMQNEYSLLCRLYDTDLAELSVNEDVGLLAFSPLATGLLTGKYQDGAIPDASRLSLSHDLGGRMTPRVLPAVAAYLKVAQRHQVDPVHMALAWCRTRPFMCSAIFGATQFDQLKWALGSVDITLSPECLADIADVHKAHPMPY; translated from the coding sequence ATGAAAATGAATGCGATGGGCCGCAGCGGGCTTTATGTATCCGAGCTTTGTCTGGGAACGATGACCTTCGGCAGCCAAACCTCTGAGGCCGATGGGCATGCCCAAATTGATTTTGCGCTGGGAAATGGAATAAATTTCATCGATACGGCTGAAATGTATCCGGTCAACCCAATTGCCAAAGAAACAATAGGCCGCACCGAAGAAATTATTGGCACCTGGAACGCCAAAAACCCTGCGCGGCGTGATGCGTATATTCTGGCAACCAAACATTCTGGAGAAGGTTTGGGCTATGTGCGCGATGGCGCGCCGATCAGCGCTGCGACCATTGCCGAAACGATTGAGGGTAACCTTCGCCGTTTGCAAACCGATTATATTGATCTGTATCAATTTCATTGGCCCAATCGGGGATCTTATATGTTCCGTAAGAATTGGTCCTATGATCCTTCATCGCAGAACCGAACCGAAACGCTTGCCAATATGCAAGAGTGTCTTGAGGCGCTTCAAAGCCAAGTGGATAAAGGTAATATTCGCCATTTTGGGCTTTCAAATGAAAGCGCATGGGGCACCGCACAATGGTTGCGCCTTGCCGAGGATCGGGGGCTGCCCCGCGTGGCCACAATGCAGAATGAATATTCGCTTCTCTGCCGACTATATGACACGGATTTGGCGGAATTAAGCGTGAATGAAGATGTCGGGTTACTGGCCTTTTCTCCGTTGGCGACCGGGCTGCTGACAGGAAAATATCAAGACGGCGCTATACCCGATGCGTCCCGCTTGTCGTTAAGCCATGATCTGGGCGGGCGGATGACGCCGCGCGTTTTGCCCGCCGTTGCGGCATATTTAAAAGTTGCACAGCGCCATCAGGTTGATCCTGTTCACATGGCATTGGCATGGTGTCGCACCCGCCCCTTCATGTGTTCGGCAATTTTTGGCGCAACGCAATTTGATCAATTGAAATGGGCGCTAGGCTCGGTAGATATCACGCTTTCGCCAGAGTGTCTGGCGGATATCGCCGATGTTCATAAGGCGCATCCAATGCCCTATTGA
- a CDS encoding sigma-70 family RNA polymerase sigma factor, protein MPSQTPDQLDDTALLAAYAKGMPEAARILTERLMPKLYAQAYHRLQNAADAEDIAQEAMLRLWKIAPNWQSGRAKISTWLYQVVANLCKDRGRKPPMTALEEAPEPIDPRLAVDARLQDERRASALYKALDQLPPRQAQALRMRHLDELSNPEIAAIMAVSIEAVESLLARGRRQLKTCLEAEISALGYRDEKS, encoded by the coding sequence ATGCCGTCTCAAACACCTGATCAGTTGGATGACACCGCTCTTCTGGCAGCCTATGCGAAAGGGATGCCAGAGGCTGCGCGCATTTTGACCGAGCGTTTGATGCCAAAGCTTTATGCGCAAGCCTATCATCGGCTGCAAAATGCGGCGGATGCCGAGGATATTGCGCAAGAGGCGATGCTTCGGCTGTGGAAAATTGCGCCGAACTGGCAAAGCGGACGGGCAAAAATTAGCACATGGCTCTATCAAGTGGTCGCCAATTTGTGCAAGGATCGCGGCCGCAAGCCGCCAATGACGGCATTGGAAGAGGCGCCAGAGCCGATCGATCCCCGCTTGGCTGTTGATGCGCGCTTGCAAGATGAACGCCGCGCGTCGGCGCTTTATAAGGCGCTGGATCAGTTGCCCCCACGGCAGGCTCAAGCCCTTCGTATGCGGCATTTGGATGAGCTGTCAAACCCAGAGATTGCCGCAATAATGGCCGTAAGTATTGAAGCTGTTGAAAGTTTATTGGCGCGTGGGCGGCGCCAGCTAAAGACCTGCTTAGAAGCTGAAATTTCTGCCTTAGGATATCGTGATGAAAAAAGTTGA
- a CDS encoding NADP-dependent malic enzyme, which translates to MSDPTADNLRQAALNYHEFPKPGKLEVRATKPLANGRDLARAYSPGVAEASIEIQKDPLAASRYTARGNLVAVISNGSAVLGLGNTGALASKPVMEGKAVLFKKFANIDCFDIEVNESDPEKLAEIVCALEPTFGAINLEDIKAPDCFIVEKICRERMGIPVFHDDQHGTAIVVGAAATNALYVANKSFEDIKIVSTGGGAAGIACLNMLMKLGVKRSNIWLCDLHGLVYQGRDIDMNPQKAAFAQASEMRSLDEVIEGADMFLGLSGPNVLHPDLVKQMNAQPIIFALANPNPEIMPADALAVAPDAIIATGRSDFPNQVNNVLCFPFIFRGALDVGATEINDAMQVACIQGIAELARATTSAEAAAAYKGETLTFGPNYLIPKPFDPRLSSVVSSAVAEAAMQSGVATQPIKDIDAYRDALKQTVVKSAFLMRPVFEAASSSARRIVFAEGEDERVLRAAQAVLEETSEVPIVIGRPEVIQQRCERLGLDIRPDRDFNIVNPQQDDRYRDYWTSYHSLLARRGVSPDLAKSIMRTNTTAIGAVMVHRGEADSLICGAVGEFRWHLNYIEQILGSKTLSPSGALSLMILEDGPLFIADTHVWADPTPMQIAQTAKGAARHVRRFGIEPQVALCSQSQFGNLNSETGKKMRQALDILDTEKVTFTYEGEMNIDTALDPELRARLLPENRLQGAANVLIFANADAASGVRNILKMRAGGLEVGPILMGMGNKAHIANPSVTARGLLNLAAIAGTDVKSYE; encoded by the coding sequence ATGAGCGATCCAACCGCCGATAATCTGCGCCAGGCTGCATTAAATTACCATGAATTTCCAAAACCGGGAAAATTAGAAGTGCGCGCCACCAAGCCGCTGGCCAATGGTCGAGACCTGGCCCGCGCCTATTCGCCGGGCGTTGCGGAGGCCTCTATCGAAATTCAAAAAGATCCGCTGGCCGCCAGCCGCTATACCGCACGGGGCAATCTGGTTGCCGTGATCAGCAACGGATCTGCCGTATTGGGCTTGGGAAATACCGGCGCCTTAGCCTCAAAGCCCGTGATGGAAGGCAAGGCGGTTTTATTCAAAAAATTTGCAAATATTGATTGCTTTGACATTGAGGTGAATGAAAGCGATCCGGAAAAACTTGCCGAAATTGTTTGCGCGCTTGAGCCCACATTTGGCGCCATCAATCTGGAAGATATCAAGGCGCCTGATTGCTTTATCGTAGAGAAGATCTGCCGTGAGCGCATGGGAATACCCGTGTTTCACGATGATCAACACGGCACGGCAATTGTTGTTGGAGCGGCGGCAACCAACGCGCTTTATGTGGCAAATAAATCCTTTGAAGATATTAAAATCGTTTCAACAGGCGGCGGCGCTGCGGGCATCGCCTGTCTAAATATGCTGATGAAGCTCGGTGTTAAGCGCAGCAATATCTGGCTATGCGATCTACATGGTTTGGTTTATCAGGGCCGCGATATCGATATGAACCCACAAAAGGCGGCCTTTGCGCAGGCCAGTGAGATGCGCAGCCTTGACGAAGTTATTGAAGGCGCTGATATGTTCTTAGGCCTTTCTGGGCCGAATGTTCTGCACCCAGATTTGGTTAAACAAATGAATGCGCAACCGATTATTTTTGCGCTTGCGAACCCAAATCCCGAGATTATGCCGGCCGACGCGCTCGCTGTCGCCCCAGATGCCATCATTGCCACCGGTAGAAGCGATTTCCCCAATCAAGTTAACAATGTCCTATGCTTTCCATTCATTTTTCGCGGGGCCTTGGATGTGGGCGCAACCGAGATTAATGACGCAATGCAGGTGGCCTGCATTCAAGGTATTGCAGAGCTTGCGCGGGCCACGACAAGCGCGGAAGCCGCTGCCGCCTATAAGGGTGAAACGCTGACATTTGGCCCAAATTATCTGATCCCGAAACCGTTTGATCCGCGCTTGTCGAGCGTGGTCTCAAGCGCTGTAGCAGAAGCCGCGATGCAAAGCGGGGTTGCCACGCAGCCGATCAAAGATATTGACGCGTATCGCGATGCGTTAAAACAAACCGTTGTCAAATCGGCATTTTTGATGCGGCCGGTGTTTGAGGCCGCCTCAAGCAGCGCTCGACGGATTGTGTTTGCCGAGGGCGAAGACGAGCGGGTGCTGCGCGCCGCTCAGGCCGTTTTGGAAGAAACCAGCGAAGTTCCCATCGTCATAGGCCGCCCCGAAGTGATTCAGCAACGTTGTGAAAGGCTGGGGCTGGATATCCGCCCTGATCGGGATTTTAACATCGTCAATCCGCAACAAGATGATCGGTATCGCGATTACTGGACCAGTTATCACTCGCTATTGGCCCGCCGTGGCGTCAGCCCAGATCTTGCAAAATCGATCATGCGCACAAACACCACTGCGATTGGCGCTGTTATGGTACATCGCGGAGAGGCTGATAGCCTGATCTGTGGCGCTGTGGGCGAATTCAGATGGCATCTGAATTATATCGAGCAAATTTTAGGCAGCAAAACCTTATCGCCAAGCGGCGCGCTGTCTTTGATGATTTTAGAAGACGGGCCTCTGTTCATCGCAGACACCCACGTCTGGGCGGATCCCACCCCCATGCAAATTGCCCAAACCGCCAAAGGGGCCGCGCGCCATGTGCGCCGTTTTGGCATAGAGCCACAAGTCGCGCTGTGCTCGCAATCACAATTTGGAAATCTGAACAGCGAGACTGGCAAGAAAATGCGCCAAGCATTGGATATTCTCGATACCGAAAAGGTGACGTTTACCTATGAGGGCGAAATGAATATCGATACGGCGTTAGATCCAGAACTGCGGGCCAGATTGCTGCCAGAAAACCGCTTACAGGGGGCCGCAAATGTGCTGATATTTGCCAATGCAGATGCCGCCTCTGGGGTGCGCAATATTCTTAAAATGCGCGCCGGAGGGCTTGAAGTTGGGCCTATATTGATGGGTATGGGCAATAAGGCGCATATTGCCAACCCCTCGGTGACGGCGCGGGGATTGTTAAATTTAGCCGCAATCGCTGGCACGGATGTCAAAAGCTATGAATAA
- a CDS encoding periplasmic heavy metal sensor, whose amino-acid sequence MSQHPKQSGAPKRFWKVLLGASLALNIAVAGVLAGAFWRHNPEHRRDAGGSRQAMSPYFRALEPEQRRAIGKQFRAGRDEKSKLAAQIQFEAAIRLLRQTPFRAAEFDAVMQQQIAGASQRLQRAQSNLSASIIGMSAQERSAYADRLQAALQHRR is encoded by the coding sequence ATGTCACAACACCCAAAGCAAAGTGGCGCGCCAAAGCGCTTTTGGAAAGTACTTCTTGGCGCTTCATTGGCGCTTAATATCGCCGTTGCGGGGGTTTTAGCGGGGGCGTTTTGGCGCCATAATCCAGAGCATCGGCGCGATGCTGGTGGATCCCGCCAAGCTATGTCGCCGTATTTTCGTGCGCTTGAGCCAGAACAACGGCGCGCCATCGGTAAGCAATTTCGGGCAGGCCGCGATGAAAAATCCAAATTGGCTGCGCAAATACAATTTGAGGCCGCCATCCGCTTATTGCGCCAAACGCCTTTTAGGGCTGCAGAATTTGATGCGGTTATGCAGCAACAAATCGCAGGAGCGTCGCAGCGGCTGCAACGCGCGCAGAGCAACCTATCCGCCTCTATAATCGGGATGAGCGCGCAGGAGCGCAGCGCCTATGCAGATCGTCTTCAAGCTGCTTTGCAGCACCGCCGCTAG
- a CDS encoding DMT family transporter, producing the protein MELWIIATLLASTFQTLRFTLQKILSSDALSATGATFARFCYALPFLTVGLAVYFGMNAIAFPALNARLLVYAGVGGLTQIFATLCVLSMFKYRNFAVGITFKKTEVILVALVGFVLLGEGISSLGFGAILLGLIGLLLLSKQPLSGQGDGSRWINRASALGLASGLLFAISGVCYRAASLELPYEQPFLRAAVSLFVVIVFQTCVMGVWMGLREPSQLRAVWHARKTALWVGVTGLLGSLGWFTAFTLQTAAYVKGLGQIELLFSLCVSILFFQERVSRREVFGILFLGLSVLGVIFAA; encoded by the coding sequence ATGGAACTTTGGATTATCGCAACTTTGCTGGCCTCTACGTTTCAAACGCTTCGCTTTACGCTACAAAAAATCTTAAGCAGCGACGCGTTAAGCGCAACAGGCGCCACATTCGCTCGGTTTTGTTACGCCTTGCCGTTTTTGACTGTCGGCTTGGCAGTGTATTTTGGGATGAATGCGATCGCATTTCCCGCCTTGAACGCACGGCTTTTGGTATATGCGGGCGTCGGTGGCCTGACCCAAATATTTGCAACCTTATGCGTGCTTTCCATGTTTAAATACCGCAATTTTGCGGTCGGGATTACGTTTAAGAAAACCGAAGTCATTTTGGTTGCGCTGGTGGGGTTTGTGCTGCTGGGGGAAGGCATTTCCAGTCTGGGCTTTGGGGCTATCCTTTTGGGGCTGATCGGTCTTCTACTCCTGTCTAAACAGCCACTTTCGGGGCAGGGCGACGGAAGTAGGTGGATCAATCGAGCCTCTGCATTGGGATTGGCCTCTGGTTTGCTCTTTGCTATTTCAGGGGTGTGCTATCGCGCCGCGAGCTTAGAATTGCCTTATGAGCAGCCTTTTTTACGCGCCGCTGTGAGCCTTTTTGTTGTGATTGTGTTTCAAACCTGCGTGATGGGGGTTTGGATGGGGTTGCGCGAGCCATCCCAACTGCGCGCCGTCTGGCACGCCCGTAAAACCGCGCTTTGGGTTGGGGTCACCGGTTTGTTAGGATCACTTGGCTGGTTTACAGCTTTTACGTTGCAAACGGCCGCTTATGTAAAAGGCTTGGGGCAGATCGAATTGCTTTTCAGCCTGTGCGTTTCGATTTTGTTTTTTCAAGAGCGCGTGAGCCGTCGAGAAGTATTTGGCATTTTGTTTTTGGGCTTAAGCGTTTTGGGGGTAATCTTTGCTGCCTAG
- a CDS encoding cupin domain-containing protein, producing MTIRSEVVLPSTNLSEDISFFTKQLGLRMEMIYPADDPRVVVLSGHGLRLRIEQGGSAAPGLLRLLSATPDLIAGGARRLTAPNGTRIEIENNETPLILPETQHKFVVRRLADQAPWVIGRAGMQYRDLIPDRLGGSIIASHIRIPDGGPVPDMVHYHTVGFQLIFCYRGWVDLVYEDQGAPFRLYAGNCVIQPPEIRHKVLFASDNIEVIEIGVPAEHITTIDHEMQLPNGPANPKRRFSGQQFVHHRADAARWMPSRLAGFDSRDTTIAAHTQNVAGVHVLKANGAPCQRVSHNADILFSFVMEGAMTLQAEGQQSVQLTPGDAFVIPPGMLSQYLEISEDCELLEVALPGNFTTDAPQ from the coding sequence ATGACAATACGTTCAGAAGTGGTGTTACCCAGCACCAATCTTAGTGAGGATATTTCCTTCTTCACCAAACAATTGGGGCTGCGTATGGAGATGATTTATCCTGCGGATGACCCGCGCGTGGTCGTGCTGTCGGGCCATGGCTTAAGGCTGCGCATCGAACAGGGTGGCAGCGCTGCCCCTGGCCTTTTGCGTCTGCTCAGCGCCACGCCTGATTTGATCGCAGGGGGTGCACGGCGGTTAACAGCGCCAAATGGCACCCGGATTGAGATCGAAAACAATGAAACGCCTTTGATCCTGCCTGAAACCCAGCATAAATTTGTGGTGCGCCGCTTGGCAGATCAAGCCCCTTGGGTGATTGGGCGGGCGGGCATGCAGTATCGTGATTTGATCCCCGACCGGTTGGGCGGATCGATCATCGCCAGCCATATTCGCATCCCAGATGGGGGCCCTGTGCCGGATATGGTGCATTATCACACGGTGGGGTTTCAGTTGATTTTCTGTTACCGTGGCTGGGTGGATTTGGTTTATGAGGATCAAGGCGCGCCATTTCGCTTATATGCTGGAAATTGCGTGATCCAGCCACCTGAAATTCGGCATAAAGTGTTGTTCGCCAGCGATAATATTGAAGTGATAGAGATCGGAGTGCCCGCCGAACATATCACCACCATAGATCATGAGATGCAGCTGCCCAATGGCCCGGCCAATCCGAAACGTCGTTTCAGCGGCCAACAATTTGTTCATCACCGCGCCGATGCGGCGCGGTGGATGCCAAGCCGTTTGGCCGGCTTTGATAGCCGTGATACAACGATTGCAGCGCATACTCAAAACGTCGCCGGCGTGCATGTCTTGAAAGCCAATGGCGCCCCGTGTCAACGCGTATCTCACAATGCTGATATTCTGTTCAGCTTTGTCATGGAGGGGGCCATGACCCTGCAGGCTGAGGGTCAGCAATCCGTGCAGTTAACCCCGGGCGATGCGTTCGTGATCCCGCCGGGCATGCTTAGCCAGTATCTTGAAATTAGTGAAGATTGCGAATTGCTTGAAGTTGCGCTACCGGGAAATTTCACCACAGATGCCCCGCAATAA
- a CDS encoding MFS transporter, protein MRLLLSFAALFLSVVLLQTSTGGLGPLDALSGFALGFTTQQIGLLGSAHFFGFLIGCWWAPRVMGKVGHSRAFAAFTATGAIGLLAHMLVLDPYAWAGMRIASGLCIAGCYTVVEAWMQAKVTNSTRGRAMATYRIVDLGGSLGAQLLISVLPAASYVSYNILALLCCATLIPLTLTTVQQPATPSAPRLRPSLAIQRSPLAAAGVLVAALSGASFRMVGPVYGNEIGLSAAQLGYFLATFVLGGAIAQYPIGWLADKYDRRWVLIWLSIAAILSCILTASFSNSNITVVLIMAALFGFTTFPIYSVATAHAHDFASSEERVELSAALLFFFALGAIAAPFIASQLISSFGPAALFILIALGHVALVIFGLNRMRVRPTATEKTPYVYAPRTTFTIGRLLGSSRERGNSVRSKTDEH, encoded by the coding sequence ATGAGACTTTTACTTTCTTTTGCGGCACTTTTTCTATCCGTTGTGTTGCTGCAAACCTCTACGGGCGGCCTCGGTCCGCTTGATGCCTTATCGGGCTTTGCCTTGGGATTTACCACCCAGCAAATTGGCTTGCTCGGTTCTGCGCATTTTTTTGGATTTCTAATTGGCTGCTGGTGGGCGCCAAGAGTGATGGGCAAGGTTGGCCATTCGCGTGCATTTGCAGCGTTTACCGCCACCGGAGCCATCGGATTATTGGCGCATATGCTGGTGCTTGATCCTTATGCATGGGCGGGTATGCGCATCGCTTCAGGCCTGTGTATTGCAGGCTGCTACACGGTGGTTGAAGCTTGGATGCAAGCCAAGGTTACCAATAGCACGCGCGGTCGCGCGATGGCCACCTATCGCATTGTTGATCTGGGTGGCTCGCTGGGCGCGCAATTGCTTATCAGCGTTTTGCCCGCAGCAAGCTATGTTTCCTATAATATCTTGGCGCTGCTATGCTGCGCCACGCTGATCCCCTTAACCTTGACCACGGTTCAACAACCGGCAACACCCAGCGCACCCCGGTTGCGCCCCTCTCTTGCAATACAGCGTTCTCCCCTTGCCGCCGCAGGAGTTTTGGTCGCGGCCTTATCAGGTGCATCTTTTCGAATGGTCGGGCCCGTCTATGGCAATGAAATAGGCTTAAGCGCCGCGCAACTTGGCTATTTTCTGGCAACGTTTGTTTTGGGGGGCGCAATCGCGCAATATCCAATCGGCTGGCTGGCAGATAAATATGATCGGCGATGGGTTTTGATCTGGCTGTCTATTGCTGCAATCCTCAGCTGCATCCTCACCGCCAGCTTCAGCAACAGCAACATCACCGTGGTTCTGATTATGGCCGCTTTGTTCGGTTTCACCACTTTTCCCATCTATTCGGTGGCCACTGCGCATGCGCATGATTTTGCCAGCTCGGAAGAACGAGTTGAATTATCCGCAGCGCTGCTGTTCTTTTTTGCCTTAGGCGCGATCGCGGCGCCCTTTATCGCCTCGCAATTGATTTCATCCTTTGGACCCGCAGCCTTATTCATTCTTATTGCGCTGGGGCATGTGGCTTTGGTGATTTTTGGCCTCAACCGTATGCGAGTGCGGCCAACAGCCACCGAAAAAACACCCTATGTATATGCCCCGCGCACCACATTCACCATTGGCCGCTTATTGGGCAGCAGCAGAGAGCGCGGCAACTCTGTGCGCTCTAAAACGGATGAACATTAA
- a CDS encoding cytidine deaminase, whose translation MALKQAALKIRENAYAPYSGFQVGVALRSSSGEVYTGVNVENAAYPEGTCAEAGAIARMIAAGDRKITAVYVVADGAEPVPPCGGCRQKLAEFSAPDVPVTMATISGIEKTLTVAQLLPGAFTPEHMDHLG comes from the coding sequence ATGGCTTTAAAGCAAGCTGCATTGAAAATCAGAGAAAATGCCTATGCCCCCTATTCTGGATTTCAGGTCGGTGTTGCGCTGAGGAGCAGTTCGGGGGAAGTTTACACCGGCGTGAATGTTGAAAATGCGGCCTATCCCGAAGGCACATGCGCTGAAGCGGGCGCGATTGCCCGCATGATTGCGGCTGGGGATCGAAAAATTACTGCTGTTTATGTGGTGGCTGATGGGGCAGAGCCAGTGCCCCCTTGCGGTGGATGCCGTCAAAAGCTGGCCGAGTTTTCTGCGCCTGACGTGCCTGTTACGATGGCCACGATCTCAGGAATTGAGAAAACATTGACGGTGGCGCAATTATTGCCCGGAGCCTTTACGCCTGAGCATATGGATCATCTTGGATGA
- a CDS encoding NUDIX hydrolase yields the protein MIQDKTAIRPAATVIVLRDRASAPKVLMGQRGAQAAFMPNKFVFPGGAVDPQDAAVPLLSEISSPCKDRLSEESEGPSAQALCAAAIRELFEETGQILGKQAAWPDPVPDGWQAFATEGYRPIAEPLQFVFRAITPPGRPRRFDARFFLLDAAFLQSDLDDFSAASDELSHLQWVPLEHARSFDLPFITEVVMAEIAGRLDAPAPPDSVPFFKNKDEESQFLRLKGRDVSLNE from the coding sequence ATGATTCAGGATAAAACTGCCATCCGCCCCGCAGCCACGGTGATCGTGCTGCGCGATCGCGCTAGCGCGCCGAAGGTTCTAATGGGGCAAAGAGGCGCGCAAGCCGCCTTCATGCCGAACAAATTTGTGTTTCCGGGCGGCGCTGTTGATCCGCAAGACGCGGCAGTTCCACTTTTGAGCGAGATATCAAGCCCCTGCAAAGACAGGCTCAGCGAAGAGTCAGAGGGGCCCTCGGCGCAGGCCCTTTGCGCTGCGGCTATTCGGGAACTGTTCGAAGAGACCGGACAAATCTTGGGAAAACAGGCCGCTTGGCCAGATCCGGTCCCCGATGGGTGGCAGGCCTTTGCGACCGAGGGCTATCGACCGATTGCCGAGCCATTACAATTCGTGTTTCGCGCCATTACTCCGCCCGGGCGACCCCGGCGTTTTGATGCGCGGTTTTTTCTATTAGACGCGGCCTTCTTACAAAGCGATCTGGATGATTTTTCTGCCGCTTCAGATGAGTTATCGCATTTGCAATGGGTGCCGTTAGAGCACGCGCGCAGCTTTGATTTACCCTTTATCACCGAGGTCGTTATGGCTGAAATTGCGGGGCGCTTGGATGCGCCTGCCCCGCCGGATTCGGTGCCCTTTTTCAAAAATAAAGATGAGGAAAGTCAATTTTTAAGACTCAAAGGCCGTGATGTAAGCTTAAACGAGTAA
- a CDS encoding DUF983 domain-containing protein — protein sequence MPNPIFEPDTRPIWRSMGFGWRRKCPNCGQGALFKNYLSVRPKCTVCRQDLFHHRADDGPAYLTILIVAHIMAPLLHFTFVTWRLEPLVMLSIFTVGCLALSLYLLPRLKGVIIAVQWARYMHGFGHEENARNSENT from the coding sequence ATGCCAAACCCTATATTTGAGCCCGACACTCGCCCAATTTGGCGTTCTATGGGGTTTGGCTGGCGCCGCAAATGCCCAAATTGTGGCCAAGGCGCGCTGTTCAAAAATTATCTGAGCGTGCGCCCAAAATGTACCGTCTGTCGCCAAGATCTGTTCCATCACAGGGCGGATGATGGGCCCGCTTATCTGACAATTTTAATTGTGGCGCATATCATGGCGCCCTTATTGCACTTTACCTTCGTAACCTGGCGATTGGAGCCACTGGTTATGCTCAGCATTTTTACGGTTGGCTGTTTGGCCTTGTCGCTTTATCTTCTGCCACGTCTCAAGGGCGTTATCATCGCAGTGCAATGGGCCCGCTACATGCATGGTTTTGGCCATGAAGAAAACGCAAGGAACTCTGAAAATACATGA